TGATTCAGATGTCTAGATTAAGTTGCCTGAAATTACCATGTTCTCGGTTGTTTTGCCATTTTAGGATGTATTGATAGTCATATACGTGGCTAGTTCTGACCATAAACCGATGGATGAGTTTGACAtttctccttaatcaaacacctTACCACAGTTAAACCTGGACTCACATGTAGCTTGGAGGTGTCAAAGGTGCCCTATAAATCTGGGTATATCTAGGTATAGTCCAttaataaaggctgatttatacttttgcgtcaagcgcatgcgtaTACTGTAGTCCGGTGCAGCCTTCGCGTgctcgcatagccctcgctgtagACGCCAAcctctaaaaaaaatgtaactacacgtcgcaacgatgtgtagtgcaagctctgtgattggtcggtttgttAGCCGATGttgcgattgtttacaagtgtcgagccCTCGTaaagaagctccagatggaaacttgttttgtgtttaccttatgattaaagttgttgcacgtacactggttcctgcctctgaatgagcgagttttagcttattttagcgttcagaaaaaaaaaatacctgcgaagaaactcgacaccgAGGAACATAAAaccctactgccagctagcgttttggactgttatcgcagagcaacacaaacagtatgcagaagtataaatgcacagctacgtgcaaggcttgcgcagaagtataaatcagcctttagataTCAGCATATGGAAATGGACATACCATGAGCCTCAAACAGTTATGTAAATTCCACGAGTGTAAAACCCTGGTGGACAACGGGCTAATCAGAGGAAAAAACAAACTGTGACGAGACTCATGGGCCACGGcctcatcatttgcatgtacACATTTGCATGTACACAttctttaggtcattcatccaaACCTGACGAGCAGCCACATCATCAGGAGACACACAGACTCATATGCAGCTCTAAGATCATTAATATGGACGCCTCAGGCTGTGTTTGATAACCACAATGTTTTCAAATGAGACAGCAATgatcattttctttctttagttatGTTTAAGCTTATTTTgaacttactatgtatgtgggactgttatttttttaattattggccTTATATTTGCAGCTACAACTGCTTCTTCTGGGACAGCTTTCCACGTTGTTTGTTTATGGGAATCTTTGACCATTCTTCTAGAAGTGCATTTGTGATgtcaggcactgatgttggacAAAGAAGGTCTGGCTCTCAGCCTCCACTCTAATTCATCTCAAATGCTTTCttgggttgaggtcaggactcAGTTCCTCCAAACCAAACTTGCTCATCCATGTTTTTATGGACCTTGCTTTGTGCACTGGTGCGCAGTCGTGTTGAAGAAAGAAGGGGCAATTCCCAAACTGATCCCACAAATTTGGGAGCATGaaattgtccaaagtgtcttGAACTACTAAAGCATTAACAGTTCCTTTCACTGAAACTATGGGGCCAAAGACATATATATCCTGCGTTCTATCCTACATTCCATCCTACATTCCATCCTGTGTTCTATCCCGTGTTGTATTCTAAATGGAATACAGTTCTATATCCTGCGTTCTATCCTACATTCCATCCTGTGTTCTATCCTGCATTCTATTCTGTGTTCTATCTTGTGTTCTATCCCGCATTCTATTCTGTGTTCTATCTTGTGTTCTATCCCGCATTCTATCCTGCATTCTATCCTGTATTCTATTCAGGACGGAATGCAGTTCTATATCCTGTGTTCTATCCTGCATTCTATTCTGTGTTCTATCTTGTGTTCTATCCCGCATTCTATCCTGTGTTCTATCTTGTGTTCTATCCCGCATTCTATCCTGTGTTCTATCTTGTGTTCTATCCCGCATTCTATCCTGTGTTCTTCCAGGACTGAATGCAGTTCTATATCCTGCGTTCTTTCCTGCATTCTATTCTGTGTTCTATCTTGTGTTCTATCCTGCATTCTATCCTGTGTTCTATCCAGGACTGAATGCAGTTCTATATCCTGCGTTCTATCCTACATTCTATCCTACATTCCATCCTGTGTTCTATCCCATGTTCTATCCCGTGTTGTATTATGGATGGAATACAGTTCTATATCCTGCGTTCTATCCTACATTCCATCCTGTGTTCTATCCCGCATTCTATTCTGTGTTCTATCTTGTGTTCTATCCCGCATCTATCCTGCATTCTATCCTGTGTTCTATCCAGGGCTGAATGCAGTTCTATATCCTGCGTTCTATCCTACATTCCATCCTGTGTTCAATCCCGTGTTCTGTCCGTGTTCTATCTTGTGTTCTATCCTACATTCCATCCCGTGTTCTATCCTGCATTCTATCCTGCATTCCATCCTGTGTTCTTTCCTTTGTTCTATTCAGGATGGAATGCAGTTCTATATCCTGCGTTCTATCCTACATTCCATCCTGCGTACTATCCTGCATTCCATCTTGTTTTTAATCCTCTACTCTGTCCTAAATTCCATCTTTTATTTCCTAATGTTCTATCATGCATTCCATCTTGTGTTCCATACTCTGTTCTGTCCTTGttctggagcgttttaaagccgtgaagatcagctggtttgtctataagctgacatccACTCATAAAttgcggctttaaaatgctccagtgttcctgtGTCTGCGGTTAAACTCAGTAAACAGTGATGAGTTCGGGGAACTGATGACGTTTACGGCcagtcagtcatttctgttgagcacgtgaacacgatGGCAAaccagcgctgtttaagaatgcgctcagcattgctcaaatgttagcaggaaatgaacgtttttttaaatttttgtactGATTGGAACGTGACAACACTATTTCCTCCTCTAGAAATAATAATACTTACTTTATGGCCTATTATTTCCAACTTGTATATGCTCCCTCAAGAAGATATTTTCAGGAAATTTTGAATTATGTTTATTTCTTATGCAGATGATATGCAAATCTATCTACCTGAAACTGAAAGACACTTCTATATTAGGACCCCGTCATGAGAAAGTTAGGGCCTGgatgaaataaaacagaagttCTATCATTCACCCCAGGATGTTCACGTAAGCCAGTGGACATTGACCTTGGTGGTCTTTAGGTAAAGTCTGTGTCAAATCAATATTTTCAATGTTTATTGTGCTTTATTCTTTAGGTGAGCGTTTCCCTTGTGCACGTCAATCCACagaataaaaactgtttgtttttgtaatcgTCAATCAAATCTGACcctttgcttctgtgtttggacaGGTGGCTCATCTCTGATGACGTAAGTTTGACCAcgtcagccacaatattctttaCCACCACCCTCTTACCCTTAGTTTGCCATGAGAAAAGAAAGCCTGCCCCTAATTAATATTCACATATTCAGTCtattatataatattcatttattttccttcagcttagtccctttattcatcagctcgccacagcggaatgaacctccaactcatccagcatatgttttacactgtggatgcccttccagctaaaacccagcactgggaaacactcgttcacactcacacactacggccaatttagtttattcaattcccctatagcgcatgtgtttggacttgtgggggaaaccggagcacccggactaaacccacgccaacacggggagaacatgcaaactccacacagaaatgccaactgacctagccgaggctgtAACCAGCGACCTCTTTGCTGGATCAACTCATTCAACTTATCAGAGATCTTTTACTTTTCCCTGTTGatgacccctgacctactttctgctcatcctgaatttcacaatctgaatttcAGTATATTGAATTATAAAGTTCTTCAAACTGTATTTTTATCAACCGAATACCCGCAGTCTGGGAATTCAGAATACATGTCTATAAAAATCTGCCTTTAAAATCATCTGTCTtctatttcaaatgtttaaagttcaggttaaaaaaaaatctaattccaAACTATTTTATGGCGTATAACatacagttttattaaataacacttgttaataatttaaatgtgcACCGTTCAAATAGTTATCACATGTCAATTCAAACggtaaaatcacatgtaaattaACTTTTCACAGCCTTTGTTTAACGCTCCAATAATACTGACTTGATAAACCGAGAGTTCAGGTGAGTTAACATTGCTTTCTGAGGTAAACCACAGGATTCCATATATTATGTtgtgttttaacattttacaaaaatgtattgcactgtgatagatagatagatagatagatagatagatagatagatagatagatagatagatacatagatacatagatagatagatacatagatagatagagcttTTAGGTTGGTATTTTGAAATGATGTCATATGTTAGATCGATCTTTTTTTTGTGAacgagacttttattttggtattttgAAATGACGTCATATGTTTGCGCCGCGTTTCTGCATCTGTTGTGACTTggctggagaaaggtttgtgtttCTTGCATTAAAACAGCTTTTCTAATCTAATCTGGTTAGCGTACAGTTAACTGCTGGGTAGCGTGGTTTAACTACAATACACGTTTTGTCTTTTGGAgtcattaatatttttgtagGGGGGAAAATTGGATGTAGCATCACAGCGTTGTCAAACATGGGTTAATGAGATATTTCGTGAATGACAGCGTCTCTTTGTAACGTGGATCAGTTCTTCCCTGATTATCACTTCAGTCACAGCTGAATAGTTCGAGATAAACGGAGTTTTATGATCCTCAGTCGACTCCacatgagaaatactacagtaaaaacatgctatggtaacacaactataataATCAACTGAGCTAATATTGTATTTTGCTACAATATAAGGTAAATTACACTATAAattaccacagtttactgtagtgaaGTTTgctacagtatttcctatactaCATAGTacatactattatatatatttatatatatatacatatatatatatatatatatatatatatatatatatatatatatatatatatatatatatatatatacatactattatatatactatactattatatatactatttataatACTACAGTAATATTGGAGCATTAATTAACACAGTCACAGAtactttaatataaataaaataacaacttACGCAGCgctgcggtggtagccggattgaaaaacaccttttacccacagcacataaatgtgatttttagctatatttgtatttattatgacactgttacaCACCTTTTCCTTTCATTgggttaaagttattttaaaaagggctgtggaaataaaagaaatccactgtttctcttacttttatgctgtTTAGGTGCCAtgagcacccactgacaggtacaGGCTGCGCTCTCTCTCGCtttaaagttgctttattggcatgacatttacagtattgccaaagcattttagatatgtataaagaatgtaattttaaatgaataaaatatataataaaagaaataaaatatataaaataaattaataaaatatgcattaaattaataaaatatataataaaataaataataaaataataataaataaaatatataataaaatttaaaatcattaaattaataaaatacataataaaataaataataaaataataataaataaaatatataataaaattaataatatcattaaattaataaaatatataataaaataaataataaaataataataaataaaattaataatcaaattaattaataatatcattaaattaataaaataactaaaatatgtaataataaaaaaatatatataataaaattaattaataaaatatgcattaaattagtaatatcattaaattaataaaatatctaataaaataataaatgaaatatctaataaagtatataataaaatttctaaaatttgcatttaattaataatatcattaaataaataaaatgtataataaaataaataataaaataataataaataaaatatataataaaattaattaataatatcattaaattaataaaatatataataaaataaataaaatatataataaaataaataataaaataataaataaaatatataataaaattaattaataaaataataaataaaatatataataaaattaattaataaaatatgcattaaattaataaaatatattataaaattaattaatagtatcattaaattaataaaatatataataaaataaattaataatatcataaaattaataaaatatataaaattaaattaataaaatttgtaataaaattaattaataaaatatgcattaaattaataatattaaattaatcaaatatataataaaataaataaaatatatcataaataaaatatttaataaaatttgcatttaattaataatataatttaatttaatatataataaaataaataataaaataataataaataaaatatataataaaattaattaataaaattttcatataattaataatatcattaaatgaataaaatatataataaaatgaataataaaataacaaataaaatatataataaaattatttaatgaaatatgcattaaattaataaaatatgcagcaaatgagaaataaatcacAGGAAAAGGGAATAAAAGTAGACGTTATtgctaaaaaattataataattactagaataaaaagtgtcgatttaaataaggcaaatgagttgattagccatttctaatggtgtacagaTACTTTGCAGCCAGTATATTTAGTTCTCTCCGAGTATATAGTTAAGTTTATCGGAGTcgtttattaaatcattaatgtTTCTGTTGCAGCTGTGCATGCGCAGTCAGCACCAAAAgataatgcaaaaacgcatacaaataatagcaactttagaaagcgaaagccgAATCCCGGACATTTTGGAAGATTCAGAAACTACGGTCAGATGCAAGGCACATATCTGTGAGTCTGCAGCAGGGACGTGCGGTGagataataaaatcaatatttgtcCACTGAActgtgctataaatgcaatttctgcGTGATTCAAATAATTTTAAACGTTTTTATGATCAAATTCACTATATTTTGCGTATCCTTTGTTTAATTTCAGCGTAGGAAGCGAGGTGAGGCAGCCCGAGCTCGTGTCTCATGTCAGATTGCGCAACCCCCTGCACACTAGGCTGAGCGCGCGCCTTTTGCTCACCGTATATAGCCAATGTAAtgctgtattaaaatgtatttatacattgtagacatttttattatatgtccTCACTTTCCATATATAACGTATTTCAGCTATGTTTATCACTTATTTAGTGTTGGGAtctgaccagcctgatctcacgagaaaacgtaagtattttacgtttcgtcaatttagtggctaattcgtacgagttcattcgtacgaaattgtacgattttaaaaaggaggcgtggcacctaaccccacccctaaacccaaccgtcattgggggatgagaaaatcgtactaaattgtacgaattagatcgtacgaattcgccactaaatcaaaaagttacgaattgccgtgagattgtgttggatctgACCTAAAACTGCACTGAAATGACATAAGTTGGGTAAAgcctagatcggatatgcggccggcaGGAAGTGCGATATGcgcattaatatagcagcattttttatgacactataTTGTGTGCAATGAGAGGGAAAagtttttcaaacatttaaaaagaacttattttgcaGTAATCGCAATACCACGACAACGTGATatgtttatccaaggttatcgtacCGTCAGATTCCTATACCAAGCCATGCCTACTCAGCAGTGTACTAACATTACTAAAACACAGCAAGCGGCTCGTTTATGGTCAAATAAAAATCTGGTTATAATTGGCTCCCCTGCACTTGTTACAAGCGTTTATTATCTGCAGAACacgtaaaataaatattgataaaccAGAGCTTATGGTCCTCCTCCACATCAACGTTCAGTCTTTGGTTGTGATAGATTGTGTAGCTTGTTTCATACGCGACCAAACATCTGCTTCTGAAAAAGCGTGAAGAAAATGGCCTACGGATTACCATTCGAGGGTTACATCCTTTGTTGTAACTGGTAAAAAGTAGTGTCTCTCAGAGAGTTACTTGAAGACTGATGGGTAAACATCAGTGTTGAGGAACTGTAATATTAACagtcttcaataaagtcttctccctgtaagaactttggtcagcttcACTAGTTTATGTATTAGAACATGGACGCCCAAACTTtgtcgtatgaagggccaaatatCATTGAAAgccgtgggccgaagataaaCACACCAAACCATTGTACATTAAAGTTGCCGtgggtaatttaaaaaataaattgaaaacattacTTAGAATCGTAGTAACTGATGCTGTAAAACTTTATCAATTATCACTTGATTAATGCTGAATagactagtcaagcagaatctgatTCGCTCACCGAAGTCTCTGCGTTGTCCTCTATCCCTCGGTATGTACGGTTTAAACTAAGCAAACTAcagcatttaaattcaaacatttaatttcagtgagCATTCAGTGAGCATCTCTAAACCATCTccatctcttctcagatgggatggcgggtcaaatcaaaggttaccatgagcCAACATCGGCCCGCGAGTCGtaatttgggcatctctgtaTTAGAGTAATCTAAAACATTGGCGAGCCACCCAAGATCAGTTAAGCCAAAACCAGCAAaatctgccattttttttttaattcgtgTGTTGTTTTTTCGTTATCTAGCCTTTAAAGCATTCTCAAACAGAAAAGGGACTATAAAGATGGAGTATATTAAAGAAGAAGACGTGAAGATTGAAGACGTGAAGATCGAAGAAACCTTCATAGTCAAACAAGAAGATCctgaggaacaaacaggttggctATCTCTATGACTTTGAGTCACTGTATTTGTGTCTTTGTGTTTATGTGAAACGATTCTCGGAAGCTAAAGGCCTCCAGTATACGTCAAACAGAACCATAGAAGGAACTGAAATGACGTCTTTAGCGCATTTCTCTCAGTGATACCGCTGAATATccagaacatttttttaaacgacTTTACCAGTGAATTCATATAAACGTTACGggatttttccggaaaagaccgttcacgcatccattccaaaatactagtaaattctgacatcgttaaccagaaatgagctctaaacggctgcgcttgtgtttgtaaacatagaaggggtccgacgatttaacttttatttaaagccgcagctgctttgtgagacatccaaaggcagaaacgcgaacactttcacatgtcgagatgttcGTAATATATAAATGTGCGTGTATACCAGCTGCTTCACGTATACAATCGTCAAGcgactgaagcagagcttgaaggtaaacaaacagcgttTATTTTCATTTCAGATGCGAATGCGTcggagtgttctgattggctggagtagacgtcttgCGTCAGCGGGCTCTAATCGTGAACGAGCTCATTCgggcaatcttccttctgtgttcacagaGCGCAGAGTTTCGGCAAATTACtgataatgttacaacttctctttccggagaattgccggaacaaatttactggtatttttcaAAAAGCgccctgttcacacatacagacctttccggaaagtagctggtaattttctggaaaggtctgtatgtgtgaaagaggcttTCAATActagttaatattatttaatagttaaataatagttctgtttttgtttgtttggatgATTCAAAATAACTTACTAAAGCAAACTTTTTGGGGGAGATAATTTTTGCTCTGAAACACCTTTGAACTACTATTGGTCTGatataattatgcatttagtaGGCCTGTCCTGGAACGCAAAGTTCTTTGACCTGCGATTCCTTCCCCCGATTCCACGGGGGCCCGACAGGAGAACGGAGTTGAGTAGCAGAGTGGTACAGATGCATCCGCACCTGTGCGATCGCTCACGGAGAAATTTTAAAGACTCAGATTGGGTCACACATCATCAGCTCATAACCTCGTGACTTTTCTGAGTTTTTTTGCACACCCGAAATTCGATTTAAttgatctttatttctctagcgcttctaagatgtagattgtgtcgaagcagcttcacatagaagtacTAGTAGactgaaacggtgtcagtccagttttcagagttcagctCAGtctggtttaaatttcactgctgagagtccgaacaccgaagagcaaatccatcgattcacagctccacaagtcccaaccaagcaagccagtggtgagaaacaaacttcaccaattgacgaaagtgaagggaaaaacctAGAGAGGAACGAGGCTCAATTGAGCATGAccgtttctcctctggccaaactttttgtgcagagctgcagtctaggcgccggaggctggagaacgctagacgtccatcatggagaagctgcaggtgtgagtaagtCACTGGCGGGTGTTCAGACTGGCCCgcgggatcaatgcagagactcgtctgtcaccgtggtctttcaggaatcagtctcataagCCATTCAGTGTCTGTCCACGGCAAATAGACAACAAGTGTAAAGATGTGAAGTGCCGCGGATGTTCTCGGGTACATTTTtttataaggtaaacacaaagcaaaagctTCCATCTGGAGTTTCTCTGCAAGACTCGACTcgcgggacttgtggagctgcgcatcgatggatttgctcttcagtgttttgacttTCAACATTGAAATTTGAACCACACTgagctgaacttcaactctgaaaactggactgacaccgtttcagtTAACCAGAACTTCTatgcgaagctgctttgacacaatctacattgtagaagcgctagagaaataaagacaaAGAATTGACTCTTGTTGAACATTAGAGCTACGGGAATTTAGTGATGTGCGGATTGATACTACAATATTGATATCTCCGATAACAGCTTTGTATGTTCCAGAATCGATTATCTTATTAAAATGTCGATATTTCAGTAATTTAGAGCAAATATGTAGTTTATTGTAAATAGAAATACAACGGGAAGTAACCTCCTTAGTTGGAACTACTTGTTCTTTCGCCTGCCAAGCCATGTACGTAATATGCCACTGTACAACTGCAAGGCACACCAGCTAGCCACTCAGTTAGCTGGCGGATGTTCTTCAGTCACGCTGTCATTGGATATGGGTGAAGTTAAATGTGGAGCTACTTCACTTCCATAAACTTAAACGATGTGGTTTGTGACACGTGTAACTAAACAGTGAGTTACTGTGGTAATACCACAAACCTAATCAGACATTTACACAGTAATCACAAGACAGGATATGACTACCtcatgaccagtgttggggaggttactttggaaatgtaatagattacaaattacccaatttaaaatgtagtaagtagtgtaccttttcgattactttataaaagtaactgattactttttgattacttttaagtttctaatggatattttcaacaatcattttcaagcatttataccaagcaggagtgaccttacagtagctctgtttaccgaaaaacaggaagaagaagaaatcgtcattctcgccatcatatggatttactttcatcgactacacactggcctcacagctctgtgaatgtcggtgccgtcacttattgatccgcgatcggttAACATatcttgtgtggatgctactgctCTACTTGACTacaaaaatagcttcgctactgaaaagctttttgatttataaagtagtgacgctaccgtcacgctactgagaaatgtagttaagctagtagcgtcactacttgcaGCTCTCAGACTGATTGTAGTAGCCTAATGCTTTCAGCGGCAGAGGATTAACGTAACTGGTAGGCGTGGTGCGCCACAATCAAACCGGAAATCCAATCgaaagcatcagaatagcagcgctttaataaatggccttagcagaaggcatcgtgcatatcaaaaacTCTTTTATTAGATGTCATTtatatttagatgtaaccccatttgtaatctttaacattttcataagtaactgtaacgaattactgttacttttattttgtaattaaattacgtaacgccgttacatgtaactagttactcacCAACACTGGTCATGACTAGGCGGTCAGAAGAGGAATGGAGAGGCACAGGTGCTGCTAGGCCGAGACAGACGATTGCCTTCAGAGTCCTTAGGTGCAGAAGACAGGCACTATCCAGGTAGGTACAGAGGGAGGCAATGTGgtgatatggctgtattttgGGGGCTTGGGTTCTTGTGACAATGATAAAACAACGGCAGTTCCCTgaagtttaaaaagaaatttgtttatgaaataatatatgaatatataatgaATATGTAAGTTGGCTCTTTTTTGTATGATAATTCTTCatcaataaacaagaataacccgtaatacaggggtcaccaatctcggtcctggagggccggtgtccctgcggggtttagctccaacttgcctcaacacacctgcctggatgtttcaagtatacttagtaagtccttgattagcttgttcaggtgtgtttgaatagggttggagctaaaatctgcaggacaccggccctccaggaacaagtttggtgacccctgccgtAATATGTCTCGTATTCAGTGTGAAGTGACACTTAAGTACACTACTTGTTTCTTTAATTTCCCAAACAGTAATTTTTGGGCAAAGTATCCGCATCGAATCAGTATCACCGCCGATACCCGCCTTCGTTTTACTTGGTATCGGATAGGAAACCAGTGGCCTCGCACATCACAACAAGAATTCTTTACAAGAACTACTTTAATAACAAGATGATAAATTATTCAACCATCAGTTCATTCGAATCTACAACATACTATCACAAAGCCCACTCCTCATCCTCACTGCCAATCAATCTGCTCTACTTTCAACAGGGAAAGAAACCACCTCCATCCAAATCAAGGTGAACGTAGTGAGGGGTCTGCTGGAGGAGTACAGCACATCTCTATGTCCCTCCACAGGGGCCTGTCCTGCTTTGGAGACTCCTCTGCGCCTTACAGACAGGCACTTCCCATCTTTAGTACCTCAGACCGTTTCCCAGGGCAGCCGGACTCGACGACACTGCAAGGTCTGCCTCTCTGGGACACGCAAGGACAAGCAGAGACGCCTGACCAAATACATGTGCGCGCAGTGCAACACTCCATTGTGTGTCGTCCCGTGCTTTGAGGAGTACCACACACTGAAGCATTATTAAGCGTGTAACAATATAAGAAACGTTTCTTttgtattatacttttttttttagcacGTATGTACATATTTTTCATTCTCCATTGTAAGtaaatttgaaatgttttgtaaatTTTGCACAAAAACAGCTTACTACACTTGACAAACAACAAGATGTGATTTATAAACTACAGGAAATAAAGAAATGTACTAAA
This region of Danio aesculapii chromosome 4, fDanAes4.1, whole genome shotgun sequence genomic DNA includes:
- the LOC130222798 gene encoding piggyBac transposable element-derived protein 4, yielding MEYIKEEDVKIEDVKIEETFIVKQEDPEEQTGKETTSIQIKVNVVRGLLEEYSTSLCPSTGACPALETPLRLTDRHFPSLVPQTVSQGSRTRRHCKVCLSGTRKDKQRRLTKYMCAQCNTPLCVVPCFEEYHTLKHY